A region of the Streptomyces sp. NBC_00442 genome:
GTCCACGAAGTTCACCGCGTTGATGGTGATCACGACGAGCGCGACCGTCAGCAGCGTGCCCTGCCACGACGTCAGCGAGACCGAGCCGATGCCGGGGATGGGCAGCCACAGGATCGTCAGACCCTGCATGACCATGACGCCGGCGGCGATCATCTGTCCGCCGAGCTTGATCAGGGCGTCGATCTCGAACTTGTCGTCGAGGACGCCGATCAGCCAGATCAGGGCGGCGCCGGAGAGCAGCGCCCGTGGTTCGTTCGACTGGCTGAAGACGGCGTTGAGCCCGTCGAGGTGGTCGGCGACGAGCAGGCCCGCGCACAGGCCGCCGAACATGGCGATGCCGCCGAGTCTCGGTGTCGGCTCCCGGTGCACGTCGCGCGCACGGATCGCCGGCATCGCGCCCACGGCGATGGCGAACTTCCGCACCGGCCCGGTGAGCAGATAGGTCACCGCGGCCGTGACGCAGAGCGTCAGCAGGTATTCACGCACGGGCTGCCCCAGAGGTATCGCTGGCCATCTCAGCCCCACACCCTAGCTTCGCGCGCATGTGGTTGAGGACATCCGTATCCGGCAGATGGTTGCAGGTACCCCCTGGAAGCGGCGATAAGCCTGCATTTTTCCCGTATGAGCACCCTGTGAGTACGGGGCGGCCCGTGAATTGTGGCCTTCTTCCGCCCCTCTTAAGGAGGAGGGAACCTCTCCGCCAGCTCCCGCACTTCTGCCCGCGCCCCCGGATCCTCCCGCATCGCCATCGCGAACAGCACCGCGATTCTCGCCATCTCCGTCTCCCCCATGCCCTGGGTGGTGACGGCCGCGGTGCCCAGGCGGATGCCGCGGGCGTCCGCGCCCGGCAGGGCGCAGCTGTCCAGGACGAGCCCCGCACCCGCGAGGCGGCCGCGCGCGGTGCGGCCGTCGACGCCGAACGGCGCCGGGTCGGCGAGCACGAGGTGGGTGTCGGTGCCGCCGGTGGCCACCCCGAATCCCTCGGCGAGCAGTCCCTCGGCGAGGATGCGCGCATTGGCGACCACCTGGTGCGCGTACGCCGTGAACGCGGGGGTGGACGCCTCGCCGAACGCGATGGCCTTGGCGGCGATCGTGTGCATCTGGGCGCCGCCCTGCGTGAAGGGGAAGACCGCGCGGTCGATGCGCGCGGCGAGGTCGGCGCCGCACAGGATCAGGCCGCCGCGCGGTCCGCGCAGCACCTTGTGGGTGGTGGCGCACACGACGTCGGCGTACGGGACCGGGCTCGGCGCCGCTCCCCCGGCGACCAGACCCATGGGGTGCGCGGCGTCGGCGATGAGGTAGGCGCCCACGTCGTCCGCGATCTCCCGGAACGCGCGGTAGTCCGGGTGGCGGGGGTATGCGATGGAACCGCACACGATCGCCCTCGGCCGGTGCTCGACCGCCAGGTCCCACACATCGCCGTAGTCGATGAGCCCGGTGTCCGGCTCGACGCCGTACCCGACGAAGTCGAACCAGCGCCCCGAGAAGTTGGCGGGCGAGCCGTGCGTGAGGTGTCCGCCGTGCGGAAGGCCCATCGCCAGGACGGTGTCCCCGGGCCTCAGGAGCGCCGCGTAGGCCGCGAGCATCGCCGAAGTACCCGAATGCGACTGCACGTTGGCGTGATCCGCCCCGAACAGGGCTTTGGCGCGTTCGACGGCGATGCGCTCGGCGACGTCCACGACCTCGCAGCCGCCGTGGTGGCGGGCACCGGGGTAGCCCTCGGCGTACTTGTTGCCCAGCTGCGAGCCGAGGGCGGCGCGCACGGCCGGCGAGGTGAAGTTCTCGGCGGCGATCAGCTGGAGCGAGGTGGCCTGGCGCTCGGCCTCGCCGAGCAGCACGTCGGCCATGTCGGGGTCCTGCCGCCTTACGGCGTCGAGCCCCGCGAGTTCGGTGCCAACTGCGGAGGTGACGGACATGCACCCAGCGTAGGTCTCGGCGGCCCCGCGCGCCCGGTGTGATGGCGCGTCTCAGTGGTGGGTGGGCACGCCCGTCAGCGCGGTGACGACCGGGTCGAGGGCCTGGTTGATCTCGTCGCCGATGGAACGGAAGAAGGTGATGGGGGCGCCGTAGGGATCGTTGACCTCGTCGGCCTCGGCGCTGGGCGCGAGGAGCCAGCCGCGCAGCGCGGCCGCGGCCCGCACCAGGGCCCTCGCCCGCTCGACCATGCCCTCCTGGAGGGGGTCGGGCAGGGTGGCCGGGTCTATGGCCCGTACGAGACGGGTGAACTCCTTCAGGGTGAAGGTGCGCAGGCCCGCCGAGTGGCCCATCGAGATGACCTGCGCGCGGTGGTCCCGGGTCGCGGTGAGGACCAGGTCGGCGGTGATGACGTGCTCGTCGAGGAGCTCGCGCCCGGTGAAGCCGGTGGCGTCCGCCCCGAAGTCGGCGAGGACGGCGGCGGCGTTGGCCTCCATCGGGGCGCCCTCGTGTCCCCAGGTCCCGGCGCTCTCCACGACGAGGCCGCCCGTGAACGGATCGCCGAGGCGGTCGCTCAGGGCATGGCGCGTCAGCCGCTCGGTGATCGGCGAGCGGCAGACGTTGCCGGTGCTGACGTGGAGGATGCGGAACGAGTTCCCCGCAGGGCGAACCGTGCCTATGCCACGCCCCTCAGGGGCGGTCAATTGGCCACCTCAAGATCGGGTACCACCTTGCGCAGCTCGTCCGCGTCGAGCGCGCCCGCACGCAGCAGCACCGGGACCTTGCCGGTCACGTCGACGATGGAGGAGGGGACGATGCCCGGGGTCGGGCCGCCGTCCAGGTACACCGAGACGGAGTCGCCGAGCATGCCCTGGGCGGCGTCGCAGTCCTCCGGCGAGGGGTGGCCGGTGAGGTTGGCGGAGGACACGGCCATGGGGCCGACCTCGGTGAGCAGCTCGATGGCGACCGGGTGCAGCGGCATCCGGATGGCGACGGTGCCCCGGGTGTCGCCGAGGTCCCACTGCAGGGACGGCTGGTGGCGCGTGACCAGTGTCAGGGCGCCGGGCCAGAACGCGTCGACGAGCTCCCACGCCTGCTCGGTGAAGTCGGTGACCAGGCCGTGCAGGGTGTTCGGCGAGCCGATGAGGACGGGGGTGGGCATGTTGCGACCCCGGCCCTTGGCGTCGAGCAGGTCCGAGCAGGCCTGCGCGCTGAACGCGTCGGCGCCGATCCCGTACACGGTGTCCGTCGGCAGCACCACGAGCTCGCCGCGTCGGACGGCGGACGCGGCTTCGCGCAGACCGGTCGCGCGGTCGGTCGCGTCGTTGCAGTCGTATCGCCGAGCCATTAGCGGGCCTCCTCGTACACGTACACGGTCTGGGGGTTGGAGCGGATCACGGGGTGGCCTTGCGGGCCGTGGCGAAGCGCGGGCGGTTGTTCAGGTCGGGGTGGTCGGCCGCGTCCGCCCAGCCGGCCTCCTCGTTGAAGATCCACGGCACTTGGCCGCCCTGGGTGTCGGCGTGCTCGATGACGACGAGCCCGCCGGGCCGCAGGAGGCGGTGCGCGGTGCGTTCGATGCCCCGGATGGTGTCGAGGCCGTCCTCACCGGAGAACAGCGCGAGCTCGGGGTCGTGGTCGCGCGCCTCGGGGGCGACGTACTCCCACTCGGTGAGCGGGATGTACGGCGGGTTCGAGATGACCAGGTCGACCTGGCCGTCGAGCTCGGGCAGCGCGGTGAGCGCGTCGCCCTGGTGGAGAACGACGCGGGACCCCTCGACGTTCTTCCGCGTCCATGCCAGGGCGTCCTCGGACAGCTCCACGGCGTGCACGCGGGAGCGCGGGACCTCCTGCGCCATGGCGAGCGCGATGGCGCCCGAGCCGGTGCACAGGTCGACGATGAGCGGCTCCACGACGTCCATCGCGCGGACGGCGTCTATGGCCCAGCCGACCACGGACTCCGTCTCGGGGCGGGGCACGAACACCCCTGGTCCGACGTGGAGTTCGAGGTAGCGGAAGAAGGCGCGGCCGGTGATGTGCTGGAGCGGCTCACGCGCCTCGCGGCGGGCGATCGCCTCCCAGTAGCGGGCGTCGAAATCGACGTCCTTGACGTTGTGCAGCTCTCCCCGCTTCACCCCGTGGATGTGCGCGGCGAGCTCCTCCGCGTCGAAGCGCGGCGAGGGTACACCGGCGTCGGCCAGCCGCTGGGTGGCCTGGGCCACCTCGGCAAGCAGCACGCTTCGGGGGCCTGGGGGTCGCCCCCCAGAGTTTTGCTGCACGCTGGTCCTCCGGCAGTCGTACGGGGCTGATTACTGGGCGGCCGCGAGCTTGGCGGCGGAGTCCGCGTCGACGCAGGCCTGGATCATCGCGTCCAGGTCGCCGTCGAGGACCTGGTCCAAGTTGTACGCCTTGAAGCCGACGCGGTGGTCCGAGATGCGGTTTTCCGGGAAGTTGTACGTCCGGATCTTCTCGGAGCGGTCGACGGTGCGCACCTGGCTGCGGCGGGCGTCCGCGGCCTCCTGCTCGGCGGCCTCCTGGGCGGCGGCGAGCAGCCGGGAGCGCAGGATGCGCATGGCCTGCTCCTTGTTCTGGAGCTGGCTCTTCTCGTTCTGGCAGGAGGCGACGACGCCGGTGGGGACGTGCGTGATGCGCACCGCGGAGTCGGTCGTGTTGACGGACTGGCCGCCGGGGCCCGAGGAGCGGTACACGTCGATGCGGAGGTCGTTCATGTTGATCTCGACGTCGACCTCCTCGGCCTCGGGCGTGACGAGCACGCCGGCGGCGGAGGTGTGGATGCGGCCGGCCGACTCGGTGGCCGGCACGCGCTGCACGCGGTGCACGCCGCCCTCGTACTTCATCCGTGCCCACACGCCCTGGCCGGGCTCGGTCGCGCCGTTGCCGCCCTTGGTCTTCACGGCGACCTGGACGTCCTTGTAGCCGCCCTGGTCGGACTCGGTGGAGTCGATGATCTCGGTCTTCCAGCCGACGCGCTCGGCGTAGCGCAGGTACATGCGCAGGAGGTCACCGGCGAACAGGGCCGACTCGTCGCCGCCCGCACCCGCCTTGATCTCCAGGAGCACGTCCTTGTCGTCGCTCGGGTCGCGCGGGACGAGGAGCAGGCGGAGCTTCTCGGTGAGCCGCTCGCGCTGCGCGGTCAGGTCCTTGACCTCGGCGACGAAGTCCGGGTCGTCGGCCGCGAACTCGCGGGCCGTCTCGATGTCCTCGCCGGTCTGCTTCCAGGCGCGGTAGGTCCCGACGATCGGCGTGAGCTCGGCGTAGCGCTTGTTCAGCTTGCGCGCGTTGGCCTGATCGGCGTGGACCGAAGGGTCGGCGAGCTTCGTCTCGAGATCGGCGTGCTCGCCGATCAGGTCCTCGACCGCTTCGAACATCGGTGGCTCCTGGGATTCAAACGGGCACGTAGGGCTGGACGGCAAAGCGCCGGTCGCGGCGCCTCCGGGAAGGAGGCGCCACGGACCGGCGCAGGTGGCTCGCTACTTCTGGGCGGAGCCGGCAGCGGCCTTGCCGAAGCGGGCCTCGAAGCGGGCCACGCGGCCACCGGTGTCCATGATCTTCTGCTTGCCCGTGTAGAACGGGTGGCACTCGGAGCAGATTTCGGCGCGGATGGAGCCGCCGTCGATCGTGCTACGGGTGGTGAAAGCCGCGCCACAGGTGCAGCTGACCTGGGTCTCGACGTACTCGGGGTGGATGTCGCGCTTCAAGGTGTCTCCTAGGTTCGGGAGGGCGCCGGGTCGTAGACGCGGATTGCGCATACGTGAACCGGGGCCGACGTACCAGTCTGCCAGGACTGGGCGCATCTCCCAAAACCGGGGTGGAGGCGGAACTATTCCCGCGGCCGTTCCCGGGAGGCTACTGGCCGGCCACGTAGCCGCCCGCGGTGCCCTTGTCGCCCGCCGAGTCGGCGGTCGCGGACGCCGGGATCGGCTGATCCTTGGAGAGGGCGTCCCAGACCTGCCGGGACTGCTCTTCGAGGGGGCTGACGCGGTTGGGGTCGAGCTTGTCGTACTGCACCGGCAGCGTGATCATCTTGACGTTGGAGGCGTCCAGGCCCTTGAGGCCGCTCGCGAAGCCGATCAGTGAGTTGACCGAGCTGAGCTCCGAGTCGGTGGTGATCGCCTTGGTGGCCGCGTCGGCGAGGCCGTACAGCTTGGCCGGGTTGCTGAACACGCCCACGCTCTTGACCTGCCCGATCAGCGCCTTGATGAAGGCCTGCTGGAGCTGGATGCGGCCGAGGTCGCTGCCGTCGCCGACCACGCCGTGGCGGGTCCGGACGAGCCCGAGCGACTGCTCGCCGTTGAGGGTGTGCTTGCCGGCCGGCAGGTCGAGGTGGCTCTTGTCGTCCTTGATCGGCTTGTTCGTGGTGACGGGCACCCCGCCGAGCTGGTCGATCAGCTTCTTGAAGCCGGTGAAGTCGACCTCGATGTAGTGGTCCATGCGGATGCCGGACATCTGCTCGACGGTCTTGACCGCACAGGCCGGGCCCCCGACCTCGTACGCCGTGTTGAACATCTGGCGCTTGGCGCCGGGGTCGCTCTTGCCGTTCTCCGTGGTGCAGGAGGGGCGGGTGATCAGGGCGTCACGCGGGATCGAGACCACGCTCGCGCTCTTGTGGCCCTGGTAGACGTGGATGATCATCGCGGTGTCGGACCGGGCGCCGCCCTCGTCCGCGCCGTACTCCTTGTTGGCTCCGGCCCGCGAGTCGGAGCCGAGGACCAGGATGTCCTCCGAGCCGTTGTCGACGTTCTGCGGGCGCTCGGTGCCGAGCTGGGCGTTGATGTCGACGCCCTTGAGGTTGCCGTTGAGCTTGAAGTACACGTAGCCGAGTCCGCCCCCGCCGACGAGCACCACGCCGGCCGCACTCCACGCGGCTATCCGCAGGGCGCGACGGCGCCCGCTGAGCTGCTTGCGGCGCTTGCCGGCCCCGCGTATTCGGCTGGTGCGTGTGCCCTGCTCGGTCATGGTCTCCTCAGTTCTCGGTGCTCCTCCGATTACCCCCTGCCCCGGGTTTCAGGCACGGATTGTCGACACTTGTCAGACGTCGAAGCACCAAGAAGGGTTGCACAGGGTTCTAAGAGCCCCCTAAGAACGCGGCGGCGGGCCATTCGCGCGGCCCGGCACGATTCCCACGGCTCTCACCTGCGCGTTCGCGGAGGCCGTCGACGGCGTCGCCGGGCGCGGCGACTGCACGGCGTGTGGCGAACGCCTCAGCGGGCGCGATCGCCCACGCGAGAGCGCCCCCGGCACCGAAGTGCCGGGGGCGCTCTCAAGTGGCCCTGCGGGGCCGGGAGTTGCTAGTCGTTGCCGTTACCGGGACCCGGAGTCGTCTTCTGGATCTGGAGCAGGAACTCGGCGTTCGACTTCGTCTGCTTCATCTTGTCGAGGAGCAGCTCGATGGCCTGCTGCTGGTCGAGGGCGTGCAGCACCCGGCGCAGCTTCCAGACGACCGCGAGCTCGTCGCTGCCGAGAAGGATCTCTTCCTTACGGGTGCCGGACGCGTCCACGTCCACCGCCGGGAAGATGCGCTTGTCGGCGAGCTTGCGGTCGAGCTTGAGCTCCATGTTGCCGGTGCCCTTGAACTCCTCGAAGATCACCTCGTCCATGCGCGAGCCGGTCTCCACGAGCGCGGTGGCGAGGATGGTCAGCGAGCCGCCGTCCTCGATGTTGCGCGCGGCGCCGAAGAAGCGCTTCGGCGGGTAGAGCGCGGTCGAGTCGACACCACCGGACAGGATGCGGCCGGAGGCCGGGGCCGCCAGGTTGTACGCACGGCCCAGACGAGTGATCGAGTCGAGCAGCACGACCACGTCGTGCCCGAGCTCCACGAGACGCTTGGCGCGCTCGATGGCCAGCTCGGCGACGGTGGTGTGGTCCTCGGCGGGACGGTCGAAGGTCGAGGAGATGACCTCGCCCTTCACCGACCGCTGCATGTCGGTGACCTCTTCCGGACGCTCGTCGACCAGGACGACCATCAGGTGGCACTCGGGGTTGTTGTGGGTGATCGCGTTGGCGACCGCCTGCATGATCATGGTCTTGCCGGTCTTCGGCGGGGCCACGATCAGGCCTCGCTGGCCCTTGCCGATCGGCGACACGAGGTCGATGATCCGCGTGGTCAGGACGCCCGGGTCGGTCTCCAGACGGAGCCGGTCCTGGGGGTACAGCGGGGTCAGCTTGTTGAACTCGGGGCGACCGCGGCCCGAGTCGGCGGCCATGCCGTTGGAGGAGTCCAGACGCACCAGGGCGTTGAACTTCTCGCGGCGCTCGCCGTCCTTGGGCTGGCGCACGGCACCGGTGACGTGGTCACCCTTGCGCAGGCCGTTCTTGCGGACCTGGGCGAGCGAGACGTACACGTCGTTCGGGCCCGGCAGGTAGCCGGAGGTCCGGATGAACGCGTAGTTGTCGAGGATGTCGAGGATGCCCGCGACGGGGATCAGGACGTCGTCGTCGGCGACCTGCGGCTCCGCGCCGAACTCGTCGCGGCCACCGCGGCGGCCACGGCGGTCGCGGTAGCGTCCGCGACGGCCACGACGGCTGCCGTCGTCGTCGAAGTCGTCCTGCGGGCCGTTGTTGTTGTTCTGCTGCTGACCCTGCTGCTGGCCGCCCTGGCGCTGCTGGCGCTGGCCGCCCTGCTGGTCGTCGGCCTTGCCGCGGTCGCCGCGCTGGCGGTCACCGCGGTCGCCACGCTCGCCGCGGTCGCCGCCGCGCTCACCGCGCTGCTGACGGTCCCGGCGCTCGCCACGGTCGCCGCGCTCACCGCGGTCGCGGCGCTCCCGGCGGCCCTCGGCGCTGTCGACGGCCTCGGCGGCCTTGCCCTCGGTCTCCTTGGGCTCGGTCCTGACGTCGGCCTTGGCCTCCGTCTTGGTGACGGTCTCGACCGCCGCCGAGGCGGACTCGGGGCTGCCGGACGGCGCGGTGGCACGACGGCGGCGGCGCTCGCCCGCGGGCTGCTCGTCGCCGGCGCTCTGGTCGGAGGCCTTGGCGGAGGGCTGGCCCGGAATGTCGATCTGCTGCTGCGCGGCCTGCTTCTCGGCGGCGGGAGCGGCGGCCTCGTCGCCCGTACGGGCCTTGGAGGTGGCGCGGCGCTTCGGCTTGGTCTCGGCGGCGGCGGACGACGCGGAGGCCTTGGCCGGAGCCGCGGAACCTCCCCCAGAGCCCGAAAGGGCCTGGGAGGCGCCCCCACCGGCCTGCGCCTCCTTGATGACCTCGATCAGCTGGCTCTTGCGCATGCGCGCGGTGCCCCTGATGCCGAGGCCGGACGCGACCTGCTGCAGCTCGGCCAGGACCATGCCGTCGAGGCCGGTGCCGGAGCGGCGGCGCCGTGCGGTGGTGCCAGAGGCAGCACCTGCGGCGGGCGCGGCATTGTCGACAGAGTTGTCGGCAGTCACGCCCATCAGATCGGTGGTGTCGCTCACGAAGGGTCCTTCCCTGGAGCGGACGTCGGCCTGTCTGGCTCGGCGACCGGTTGTGCTGTCCGGCTGCGGCCCGTGATCTGGTCGATCACTGATCGTGCCGGGGCGGTGGTCCGCCGCGGAACGGCGGAGAGACAAAGTGCGTGGGTTCCGGCCCGAGATCCCCCTGCTCGGCCCCTGCCGGGAATGAGCGTGGGGTGTCGTGCCGGTTCCGGAGCGTGCTCGCAACTGCTCAGGCAGGCTGCGCAGGCAGTTGGGGAGGCTCTCGGAAGAAAGGCGGTCCCTGAAGGGGACACGAAGCACCGCGCCACGAAGACGACCGATGCAGACTTGAGGTTAACACTACCGGATCCAACAAACATTCCCCCTCTCGTTCACCGGCAAGCCGTGCTCCCTGACGCCCCGGACCCTAGGACCCGAGCGGCAGGACGCTCGCACCCGCGGCGTCGAGACTGAGCCGATTGGCGGCCCACCCCTCCCCCGCAAGGCGTGCGACCTTGTCGGCCGCACCGTCCTCGACCAGCGCGAGCACCGTGGGCCCCGCGCCGGAGATGACCGCGGGGACACCGTCCGCGCGCAGCCGGTTGACCAGTGCCACGCTCTCCGGCATCGCCGGTGCGCGGTACTCCTGGTGGAGCCGGTCCTCGGTGGCCGCGAGCAGCAGCTCGGGACGCCTGGTCAGGGCCTCCACGAGCAGGGCCGCGCGACCGGCGTTGGCCGCGGCGTCGACGTGCGGCACGGTGCGCGGGAGCAGCCCGCGGGCCGTCTCCGTCAGGACCGCCTTTCCCGGTACGAAGACCACCGGAACCACGGACCGCGCCGGGTCCATCCGGATCGCGCGGGCGGCTCCCCCGTCCATCCAGGACAGCGTGAATCCGCCGAGCAGACAGGCGGCCACGTTGTCGGGGTGGCCCTCGATCTCGGTCGCGAGCTCCAGCAGGGCCGCGTCGTCGAGCCGGGCGTCGCCGCCTATCGTCACGGCGCGCGCGGCGACGATGCCGGCGCAGATGGCGGCGGAGGACGAGCCGAGGCCGCGGCCGTGCGGGATCCGGTTGGCGCAGACGACCTCGAGGCCGCGCGGCTGCCCGCCGAGCAGGTCGAACGCGGTGCGCAGGGACCGTACGAGCAGGTGGCTCTCGTCGCGGGGCAGCGTCTGGGCGCCCTCGCCCGCGATGTCGACGTGCAGGCCGGAGTCGGCGACGCGGACGACCACGTCGTCGTAGAGCCCCAGTGACAGGCCGAGGGAGTCGAAACCCGGGCCGAGGTTGGCACTGGTGGCGGGGACGCGCACCCGTACGGCGGCGGCGCGGAATGCGGGACCGGCCATCGCTCTGATGACTCCTTGTGAGGCTGCTGCTGGGGGTTTGCTGCGAGGTGGTGCGAAGACGTGCGGAACACCCGAGGGCCACGTGGGCAACTGCACCACGGCATATGCGGCGGGGCGGGTTGGGTACAGCCTATCGAAGGAAGGTTCCGTGGCGACATAGGGCGCACAGGAGGCGCACGATGCGTGTCGCGAGCCCCCTGTGCCTCTACGTGCGGGCTTGTCCGGTTTTACGTGCGCGTCCCTGCGGTACGGGACGCGCACGCAACCGTGGCGGCCAGGTGTCAGGCGAGGCCGAGGCGCTCGGCGGCGGCGGCCGCGTCGACCGGGACGGTGACGGGCTGCGGGGCTCCGGCGACGGCCCAGTCGGGGTCCTTGAGGCCGTTTCCGGTCACCGTGCACACGATCTTCTGGCCCGGGTCGACGAGACCGCGCTCGGCGGCCTTGAGCAGACCGGCGACCGAAGCCGCCGACGCGGGCTCCACGAAGACGCCCTCCTGCGAGGCCAGCAGCCGGTAGGCGCGCAGGATCTCACGGTCCGTCACTTCGTCGATGAACCCGCCGGATTCGTCCCGCGCGGCGAGCGCGAACTGCCACGAGGCGGGGTTGCCGATGCGGATGGCGGTGGCGATCGTCGAGGGGTCCTTGACGACCTCGCCGCGCACGATCGGCGCCGAGCCCGACGCCTGGAAGCCCCACATACGCGGGGTGTGCGTCGAGATGCTGTCGGCGGCGTACTCCTTGTAGCCCTTCCAGTACGCCGTGATGTTGCCGGCGTTCCCCACGGGCAGTACGTGGATGTCGGGGGCGTCGCCGAGGGCGTCCACGATCTCGAACGCGGCGGTCTTCTGGCCCTCGATGCGTACCGGGTTGACCGAATTGACCAGCGCCACCGGGTAGTTGTCGGAGAGCGAGCGGGCCAGCGTGAGGCAGTCGTCGAAGTTGCCGTCGACCTGGAGGATCTTGGCGCCGTGGATGAGGGCCTGGCCCATCTTGCCGAGCGCGATCTTGCCCTGCGGCACGAGGACCGCGCACACCATGCCGGCCCGCACCGCGTAGGCGGCGGCCGAGGCGGAGGTGTTGCCGGTGGAGGCGCAGATGACCGCCTTGGCGCCCTCCTCCTTCGCGCGGGTGATCGCCATGGTCATGCCGCGGTCCTTGAAGGACCCGGTCGGGTTGGCGCCCTCGACCTTGAGGTGGACCTCGCAGCCCGTGCGCTCGGAGAGCACCTGCGCGGGCACGAGCGGCGTACCGCCCTCGCGGAGGCTGACGACCGGCGTCGTAGCGGAGACGGGGAGCCGGTCCCGGTACTCCTCGATGATTCCGCGCCACTGGTGGGTCATTGCTGGTTACTCCCCTTCAACACGCATGATGCTGGCGACACCACGCACGGTGTCGAGCTTGCGCAGGGCGTCCACGGTCCCGGTGAGGGCCGCGTCGGCCGCGCGGTGGGTGACGACGACGAGGGAGGCCTCGCCGTCCTTGCCGGACTGCCGCACGGTGTCGATGGACACCCCGTGCTCGGCGAAGACCGTCGCCACCTGGGCGAGGACGCCCGGCTTGTCGGCCACGTCGAGGCTGATGTGGTACCGGGTCACGACGTCGCCCATGGGGCTCACGGGCAGCCGCGTGTACGCCGACTCCCCCGGCCCGGTGGACCCGGCGAGCTTGTTCCGGCAGACCGCGACGAGGTCGCCGAGCACGGCGGACGCGGTCGGGGCGCCGCCCGCGCCGGGCCCGTAGAACATCAGCTGGCCGGCGGCCTCGGCCTCGACGAACACCGCGTTGTAGGCGCCCCGCACGGAGGCCAGCGGGTGGTCGAGCGGGATCATCGCCGGGTGGACCCGGGCCGTCACGGAGCCGCCGTCGGCGGCCCGCTCGCAGATCGCGAGCAGCTTGATGGTGCAGCCCATCTGGCGCGCCGACGCGAAGTCGGCGGAGGTCACCTCGGTCATGCCCTCGCGGTACACGTCGTCGAGGCGGACCCGGGTGTGGAAGGCGATGCCGGCCAGGATGGCGGCCTTGGCGGCGGCGTCGAAGCCCTCGACGTCGGCGGTCGGGTCGGCCTCGGCGTAGCCGAGCGCGGTGGCCTCGTCGAGGGCCTCCTGGTAGCCGGCGCCCGTCGAGTCCATCTTGTCGAGGATGAAGTTGGTCGTGC
Encoded here:
- the thrB gene encoding homoserine kinase, with the translated sequence MAGPAFRAAAVRVRVPATSANLGPGFDSLGLSLGLYDDVVVRVADSGLHVDIAGEGAQTLPRDESHLLVRSLRTAFDLLGGQPRGLEVVCANRIPHGRGLGSSSAAICAGIVAARAVTIGGDARLDDAALLELATEIEGHPDNVAACLLGGFTLSWMDGGAARAIRMDPARSVVPVVFVPGKAVLTETARGLLPRTVPHVDAAANAGRAALLVEALTRRPELLLAATEDRLHQEYRAPAMPESVALVNRLRADGVPAVISGAGPTVLALVEDGAADKVARLAGEGWAANRLSLDAAGASVLPLGS
- the thrC gene encoding threonine synthase, translating into MTHQWRGIIEEYRDRLPVSATTPVVSLREGGTPLVPAQVLSERTGCEVHLKVEGANPTGSFKDRGMTMAITRAKEEGAKAVICASTGNTSASAAAYAVRAGMVCAVLVPQGKIALGKMGQALIHGAKILQVDGNFDDCLTLARSLSDNYPVALVNSVNPVRIEGQKTAAFEIVDALGDAPDIHVLPVGNAGNITAYWKGYKEYAADSISTHTPRMWGFQASGSAPIVRGEVVKDPSTIATAIRIGNPASWQFALAARDESGGFIDEVTDREILRAYRLLASQEGVFVEPASAASVAGLLKAAERGLVDPGQKIVCTVTGNGLKDPDWAVAGAPQPVTVPVDAAAAAERLGLA
- a CDS encoding homoserine dehydrogenase, translated to MMRTRPLKVALLGCGVVGSEVARIMTTHADDLTARIGAPVELAGVAVRRPSKVREGIDPALVTTDATALVKRGDIDVVVEVIGGIEPARALITTAFEHGASVVSANKALLAQDGAALHAAAVEHGRDLYYEAAVAGAIPLIRPLRESLAGDKVNRVLGIVNGTTNFILDKMDSTGAGYQEALDEATALGYAEADPTADVEGFDAAAKAAILAGIAFHTRVRLDDVYREGMTEVTSADFASARQMGCTIKLLAICERAADGGSVTARVHPAMIPLDHPLASVRGAYNAVFVEAEAAGQLMFYGPGAGGAPTASAVLGDLVAVCRNKLAGSTGPGESAYTRLPVSPMGDVVTRYHISLDVADKPGVLAQVATVFAEHGVSIDTVRQSGKDGEASLVVVTHRAADAALTGTVDALRKLDTVRGVASIMRVEGE